The proteins below are encoded in one region of Apium graveolens cultivar Ventura chromosome 4, ASM990537v1, whole genome shotgun sequence:
- the LOC141720634 gene encoding mediator of RNA polymerase II transcription subunit 4 encodes MLQNVPIQSPARLGLPSTNSPSIHTPSKFSSSQIVQSHHSQQHSNTAGTAVTTSSALLPLLPPLPRAQSILIQMASLASRLFEVSPNRAHWLSAFRGSLPSFLSSQTQSLTPVPLESSPSSAKEIISLFTTLQTQLFEAVAELQEILDLQDAKQKITREVRVKDSAILGFANKLREAEQVLDELVDAYSDYRRLKRSKLDGEDDESYTTSIATRIKVNDILSYAHKISYTTFAPPEFGAGQAPLRGALPPAPQEEQMRASQLYAFADLDVGISKTVEDKDTMIEPLIQSPVTQPSESALANMATMQGMIPPNFVIPSGWKPGMPVELPTDLPILPPPGWKPGDPVALPPLDSISGPSRVEEQPARPVIAPGIFKAPEPIQVRHVQLDIEDDSDYSSDEASSDDED; translated from the coding sequence ATGCTTCAGAATGTACCAATTCAATCACCAGCTAGGCTTGGTTTGCCTAGTACAAATTCACCTTCAATTCACACTCCTTCAAAATTCTCGTCCTCGCAAATTGTGCAATCTCATCATTCTCAGCAACACTCAAACACCGCGGGCACGGCTGTTACCACCTCTTCGGCACTTCTTCCACTCCTTCCCCCACTCCCGAGAGCTCAGTCTATTCTTATTCAGATGGCGTCTCTAGCATCAAGACTCTTTGAAGTTTCACCTAATCGAGCACATTGGTTGAGTGCCTTTCGTGGCTCACTCCCTTCTTTTTTGTCGTCTCAAACACAGTCCTTGACGCCAGTTCCTTTAGAATCATCCCCTTCTTCAGCTAAAGAAATTATCTCCTTGTTTACTACCCTTCAAACCCAGCTCTTTGAAGCAGTTGCAGAACTTCAAGAAATTCTTGATCTTCAAGATGCTAAGCAAAAGATAACTCGTGAGGTTCGGGTTAAAGATTCTGCAATTCTTGGGTTTGCTAACAAACTTAGAGAAGCCGAGCAGGTTCTTGATGAACTTGTTGATGCTTATTCTGATTATCGTCGCCTCAAGCGCTCAAAGTTGGATGGTGAAGATGACGAAAGTTATACCACATCCATTGCAACTCGGATAAAGGTGAACGATATTCTATCATATGCACACAAAATAAGCTACACAACATTTGCGCCGCCAGAATTTGGAGCTGGGCAAGCTCCACTTCGGGGAGCACTTCCCCCTGCCCCGCAGGAGGAACAAATGCGTGCATCTCAACTGTATGCTTTTGCCGATTTGGATGTTGGTATATCCAAGACAGTGGAAGACAAGGATACAATGATTGAGCCATTAATTCAATCCCCTGTAACTCAGCCATCTGAATCTGCACTTGCTAATATGGCCACAATGCAGGGCATGATTCCTCCAAATTTTGTAATACCTTCAGGATGGAAGCCTGGAATGCCTGTCGAGCTGCCTACTGATTTACCAATTCTTCCTCCACCTGGATGGAAGCCTGGAGATCCAGTTGCACTTCCCCCATTGGATTCTATTTCTGGTCCTTCGCGGGTGGAAGAGCAACCGGCACGGCCAGTTATTGCTCCAGGGATATTTAAGGCACCTGAGCCAATACAAGTTCGGCACGTTCAGCTCGACATTGAAGACGATAGTGATTATAGCAGTGATGAGgcaagttctgatgatgaagaTTAA